Proteins from one Planctomyces sp. SH-PL62 genomic window:
- a CDS encoding HAD family hydrolase translates to MPRPAEPPLAIFDHDGVLVDTLKFHQDSWTKMGRETGLAVTPAFILETFGMTNAMILRKILGESLSDADVAAYSDRKEAAYRDLARGRIVLMDGVRDFLDELTGSGVRLAIGSSGVRANLELTVEECGLHGRFASIVAGEDVSRGKPDPQVFQLAASRAEVPTSRAVVFEDAPVGIRAAKAAGMLAVGVTSSHSAEALWAEGADEVVADLRRCDVQALIARLTTAPPDRRPS, encoded by the coding sequence GTGCCCCGACCCGCCGAACCGCCCCTCGCGATCTTCGACCACGACGGCGTACTCGTCGACACCCTGAAATTCCACCAGGATTCCTGGACGAAAATGGGGCGTGAGACGGGCCTCGCCGTGACGCCCGCGTTCATCCTGGAGACGTTTGGGATGACGAACGCCATGATCCTCCGCAAAATCCTGGGCGAGTCGCTCAGCGACGCCGACGTCGCCGCCTATTCGGATCGCAAGGAAGCCGCTTATCGCGACCTGGCCCGTGGCCGCATCGTCCTGATGGACGGCGTCCGGGACTTCCTCGACGAGCTGACCGGATCCGGCGTCCGGCTGGCGATCGGCTCCAGCGGAGTCCGGGCGAACCTGGAACTGACGGTGGAGGAGTGCGGCCTGCACGGCCGATTCGCGTCGATCGTCGCGGGCGAGGACGTGTCCCGGGGCAAGCCCGACCCTCAGGTGTTCCAGCTGGCCGCGTCGCGCGCGGAAGTCCCGACCTCGCGGGCGGTCGTCTTCGAAGACGCCCCGGTGGGGATCCGCGCGGCGAAGGCCGCCGGCATGCTCGCCGTCGGCGTCACGTCGAGCCATTCGGCCGAGGCCCTCTGGGCCGAGGGGGCCGACGAGGTAGTCGCCGACCTCCGCCGTTGCGACGTGCAGGCCCTGATCGCACGCCTGACGACCGCCCCCCCAGATCGCCGGCCGTCGTGA
- a CDS encoding alpha/beta hydrolase: MPRGTRNILTVGWLVVAIGTAAAWGAFPARPSGRSLPGVSVVREIDYGSSGGTSLKLDLLLPEADPSAPLRPILVAIHGGGWTGGARRQYGPQFASLARSGLAVAIVDYRLARPGAPSWKGALDDVEQAVEWLIRHASAYRLDPSRIATFGTSSGGLLAARAAQEDSRILAAVCVSSPSSLLELAAGRRQSHEPSQVFLGADPAQARRLAREASPLDHVEPGGPAMLLIHGEDDAWVPIDQARRLHEALLRSGAISRLVELPGARHGFELKVNSPPPRDLAPLVLDFLDEVWRGSDQKKS; this comes from the coding sequence TTGCCGCGAGGAACGAGGAACATTCTGACGGTCGGCTGGCTGGTCGTGGCGATCGGCACGGCGGCAGCGTGGGGAGCGTTCCCGGCGAGGCCGTCCGGGCGGTCCCTGCCGGGCGTGTCCGTCGTCCGCGAGATCGACTACGGCTCCTCCGGCGGGACCTCCTTGAAGCTGGATCTGCTCTTGCCCGAGGCGGACCCGTCGGCTCCCCTCCGTCCGATCCTGGTGGCGATCCACGGGGGCGGGTGGACGGGGGGGGCGAGGCGCCAGTACGGCCCCCAGTTCGCATCGCTGGCGCGGTCGGGGCTGGCGGTCGCGATCGTCGATTATCGGCTCGCCCGCCCTGGCGCGCCTAGCTGGAAGGGGGCCCTGGACGACGTTGAACAGGCGGTGGAGTGGCTGATCCGCCATGCTTCCGCGTACCGCCTCGATCCATCCAGGATCGCGACCTTCGGCACCTCGTCCGGCGGACTCCTCGCCGCACGCGCGGCCCAGGAGGATTCACGGATCCTTGCGGCGGTCTGCGTCTCCTCACCGTCGTCATTGCTTGAACTCGCGGCCGGGCGGCGGCAATCGCACGAGCCGTCGCAGGTTTTTCTCGGAGCGGACCCGGCGCAGGCTCGGAGGCTCGCTCGCGAGGCCTCCCCCCTGGATCACGTCGAGCCCGGTGGTCCCGCGATGCTCTTGATTCATGGAGAGGACGACGCCTGGGTTCCGATCGATCAGGCAAGGCGTCTTCACGAAGCACTCCTCAGGTCCGGTGCGATCTCAAGACTCGTCGAGCTACCCGGGGCGCGTCATGGATTCGAGTTGAAGGTGAACTCGCCGCCGCCCCGAGACCTCGCCCCCCTGGTACTCGATTTCCTGGATGAGGTATGGCGCGGATCAGATCAGAAGAAGTCCTGA
- a CDS encoding L-fucose isomerase: protein MSSSVKSPWIGRLPKIGIRPAIDGRRRGVRESLEGQVMAMARAAAEFLSSQLRHPTGEPVQCVIADSCIGGVAEAAACADKFAREGVGVSLTVTPCWCYGSETMDMDPLIPKAVWGFNGTERPGAVYLAAVLAAHNQKGLPAFGIYGRDVQDAGDTSIPRDVQEKLLGFARAGLAVATMRGKSYLSVGGVSMGISGSIVDQPLFEQHFGMRVECVDMSELTRRIEEEIYDADEFERALSWVKTNCKQGDDRNPPASRKSPEAQAEDWKTVVKMTLILRDLMIGNPRLDEMGFGEEALGRNAIAAGFQGQRAWTDHAPNGDFSEAILTSSFDWNGVRMPYMVATENDCLNGVGMLLGYLLTNTAQIFADVRTYWSPEAVHRVTGTKLEGPAAGGFIHLSNSGAATLDGTGEQTRDGKPAMKPFWEISAEEADRCLKATTWPPAVTEYFRGGGYSSCFLTRGGMPMTMNRLSLVKGLGPVLQIAEGYSVELPPNVHKTLNQRTDPTWPTTWFVPNTTGEGPFADVYSVMANWSANHGAISYGHIGADLITLAAMLRIPVAMHNVPAHKLFRPSAWSLFGALEPQAADYRACANFGPLYG from the coding sequence ATGAGTTCGAGCGTGAAGAGCCCCTGGATCGGTCGTCTCCCGAAGATCGGCATCCGTCCGGCGATCGACGGCCGTCGTCGCGGAGTGCGGGAGTCGCTGGAAGGGCAGGTCATGGCGATGGCCCGCGCCGCCGCGGAGTTCCTGTCGTCGCAGCTTCGGCACCCGACCGGCGAGCCGGTCCAGTGCGTGATCGCCGATTCCTGCATCGGCGGCGTGGCCGAGGCCGCCGCCTGCGCGGACAAGTTCGCCCGCGAGGGCGTCGGCGTGTCGCTGACCGTCACCCCCTGCTGGTGCTACGGCAGCGAGACGATGGACATGGACCCGCTGATCCCCAAGGCCGTCTGGGGCTTCAACGGCACCGAGCGTCCAGGCGCGGTCTATCTGGCGGCGGTCCTCGCGGCGCACAACCAGAAAGGGCTCCCCGCGTTCGGCATCTATGGCCGCGACGTTCAGGACGCCGGCGACACCTCGATCCCCAGGGACGTCCAGGAGAAGCTCCTCGGCTTCGCCCGCGCGGGGCTGGCCGTCGCCACCATGCGAGGCAAGTCCTACCTCTCCGTCGGCGGCGTCTCGATGGGCATCTCCGGCTCCATCGTCGATCAGCCTTTGTTCGAACAGCACTTCGGCATGCGCGTCGAGTGCGTCGACATGAGCGAGCTGACCCGTCGGATCGAGGAGGAGATCTACGACGCCGACGAGTTCGAACGCGCCCTGTCCTGGGTGAAAACCAATTGCAAGCAGGGGGACGACCGCAACCCGCCGGCTTCCCGGAAGAGCCCCGAGGCCCAGGCCGAGGACTGGAAGACCGTCGTCAAGATGACGCTGATCCTGCGCGACCTGATGATCGGAAATCCCAGGCTCGACGAGATGGGCTTCGGCGAGGAGGCGCTGGGCCGCAACGCGATCGCGGCCGGCTTCCAGGGCCAGCGCGCCTGGACGGACCACGCTCCCAACGGCGACTTCTCGGAAGCGATCTTGACCTCGTCGTTCGACTGGAACGGCGTCCGCATGCCGTACATGGTCGCCACCGAGAACGACTGCCTCAACGGTGTCGGGATGCTGCTGGGATACCTGCTGACCAACACCGCGCAGATCTTCGCGGACGTGCGGACCTACTGGAGTCCCGAGGCCGTCCACCGCGTCACGGGGACGAAGCTCGAAGGGCCGGCGGCGGGCGGGTTCATCCACCTCTCGAATTCGGGCGCCGCCACGCTGGACGGGACGGGCGAGCAGACTCGCGACGGCAAGCCGGCGATGAAGCCCTTCTGGGAGATCAGCGCCGAGGAGGCCGACCGCTGCCTCAAGGCGACCACCTGGCCGCCGGCCGTCACCGAGTACTTCCGGGGCGGCGGCTACTCGTCGTGCTTCCTCACGCGAGGCGGCATGCCGATGACCATGAATCGGCTCAGCCTGGTGAAGGGGCTCGGCCCGGTCCTCCAGATCGCCGAGGGCTACTCGGTGGAACTCCCTCCCAACGTCCACAAGACCCTCAATCAGCGGACCGACCCCACCTGGCCGACGACCTGGTTCGTGCCCAACACGACCGGCGAGGGACCCTTCGCGGACGTCTACAGCGTGATGGCGAACTGGAGCGCGAATCACGGCGCGATCAGCTACGGCCACATCGGGGCCGACCTGATCACCCTGGCCGCGATGCTGCGGATCCCCGTGGCGATGCACAACGTGCCGGCCCACAAGCTGTTCCGGCCGAGCGCCTGGAGCCTGTTCGGGGCCCTCGAACCCCAGGCGGCCGATTACCGCGCCTGCGCGAACTTCGGGCCGCTGTACGGCTGA
- a CDS encoding site-2 protease family protein, whose translation MNMSWKLGRIAGIDVFLHSTFFLILFLPAAATHLPLLLAMFGCVLLHEFGHALTARRFGIGTADITIYPIGGVARLTRMPRAPGAELLIALAGPAVNIAIAAGLYLSLGVMSSLGMGRFFADLLVMNLVLAGFNLIPAFPMDGGRVLRALLGGWLGRGRATVFAASVGRALAVGFGVYSLLNLAFFQVALAVFIYMAARAEEIGVLADERRRAGETEEGLDWSTPPGYRWIQTGRGVWRLAPITVSSQSRATWRDPRWR comes from the coding sequence ATGAACATGTCCTGGAAACTGGGTCGAATCGCGGGGATCGACGTATTCCTGCATTCGACCTTCTTTTTGATCCTGTTTCTCCCGGCCGCCGCGACGCACCTGCCGTTGCTGCTCGCCATGTTCGGCTGTGTGCTGCTCCATGAATTCGGCCACGCCTTGACGGCCCGGCGGTTCGGGATCGGCACGGCCGACATCACCATCTATCCGATCGGGGGCGTCGCGCGGCTGACTCGCATGCCCCGCGCTCCGGGGGCGGAGTTGCTGATCGCCCTGGCGGGGCCGGCCGTCAACATCGCCATCGCCGCGGGGCTATATCTGTCGCTCGGCGTCATGTCCTCGCTCGGGATGGGACGGTTCTTCGCCGATCTACTGGTGATGAATCTCGTGCTGGCAGGCTTCAACCTGATCCCGGCGTTCCCGATGGACGGCGGCCGGGTGCTCCGCGCGCTGCTCGGCGGCTGGCTCGGTCGAGGCCGCGCGACCGTGTTCGCGGCGAGCGTCGGCCGGGCGCTGGCGGTGGGGTTCGGCGTCTACAGCCTCCTGAACCTCGCCTTCTTCCAGGTCGCGCTGGCCGTGTTCATCTACATGGCTGCACGAGCCGAGGAGATCGGCGTGCTGGCCGATGAACGGCGACGGGCGGGGGAGACGGAGGAAGGGCTCGACTGGTCCACGCCCCCCGGGTATCGCTGGATTCAGACCGGCCGGGGCGTCTGGCGGCTGGCCCCCATCACGGTTTCCTCGCAATCCAGGGCGACCTGGAGGGACCCGCGATGGCGTTGA
- a CDS encoding transcription termination/antitermination protein NusG produces the protein MTILAAEADFYPEDLWRERAPGTPRRPDSLWWCLHTKPRQEKAVARDLRAAGVAFYLPQILNEHHTPRGRAVKSLLPMFTGYIFLYGDDKDRMQAIQGNRLAGVLQVFDQEGLEQDLVRIHKLLSSGLPLVAEPRTLPGTFVRIKEGPLAGLEGKVSRRGNGDHFVAMVRFLSQGASVQLQDWQVEPIAAEIGA, from the coding sequence ATGACCATCCTCGCCGCCGAGGCTGATTTCTATCCCGAGGATTTGTGGCGGGAGAGAGCTCCAGGGACGCCCCGTCGCCCTGATTCGCTGTGGTGGTGCCTGCACACGAAGCCTCGCCAGGAGAAAGCCGTCGCGCGGGACCTGCGGGCGGCGGGGGTCGCTTTCTATTTGCCCCAGATCCTCAACGAACACCACACGCCCCGGGGACGCGCCGTGAAGTCGCTGCTCCCGATGTTCACGGGTTACATCTTCCTTTACGGCGACGATAAGGACCGGATGCAGGCGATCCAGGGAAATCGACTGGCCGGCGTGCTCCAGGTTTTCGACCAGGAGGGACTTGAGCAAGATCTGGTCCGGATCCATAAACTTCTCAGCTCGGGGTTGCCCCTGGTCGCGGAGCCGCGGACCCTTCCGGGGACGTTCGTGCGAATCAAGGAAGGCCCTCTCGCCGGGCTGGAAGGCAAGGTCAGTCGGCGAGGGAACGGTGATCATTTCGTCGCCATGGTCCGATTTCTTTCGCAGGGCGCGAGCGTCCAGCTTCAGGACTGGCAAGTCGAACCAATCGCCGCGGAGATCGGCGCATAA
- a CDS encoding M24 family metallopeptidase has protein sequence MSTELYVGGPIGLLGGHVSNAEAYDRVRETAADRPAEDSLPDVPDPAGDHEDAERKRRRDDVEAKHQRIREFLDRTDQDAVILGSAASVAWFTSGGDLGQGYCSENSSILLFINRNCRAVIADNVQSSRVFEEELAGLGFQLKERAWFDDPMRVVAELSRNKRIASDLRSEGASPWRRALDPLLDLRRRLTPLERQRLRELGRTLALAVEATCRNFDRGEREADVAGHLAHRLIREGVAPVDLRVASDDRLARYRQPIFKASPILKKATIAVTGRRHGLCASVTRTVSFGPPEDEFRASHTLAAMVDATCIYFSRPGEPTAEVFRRARRIYEKFDAPHEWTLDYQGALIGYSPREALLTPDGSMTLEPDMAVCWSPSVGSARSEDTIVVDSRGFEVVTAAQDWPQIEVSVKGYGLPRPGILER, from the coding sequence GTGTCGACCGAGCTCTACGTCGGCGGTCCGATCGGTCTGCTGGGCGGGCATGTCTCGAACGCCGAGGCCTACGACCGGGTGCGTGAAACGGCGGCCGACCGTCCCGCCGAGGACTCCCTGCCGGATGTGCCGGATCCCGCCGGCGATCACGAGGACGCGGAACGCAAACGCCGTCGCGACGACGTCGAGGCCAAGCACCAGCGCATCCGCGAGTTTCTCGACCGCACGGACCAGGACGCCGTGATCCTGGGGAGCGCCGCGTCGGTCGCCTGGTTCACGTCCGGGGGGGACCTGGGGCAGGGGTACTGCTCCGAGAACAGCTCGATCCTGCTTTTCATCAACCGGAACTGCCGGGCGGTGATCGCGGACAACGTGCAGAGCAGCCGCGTGTTCGAGGAAGAACTGGCGGGGCTGGGCTTCCAGTTGAAGGAACGAGCCTGGTTCGACGACCCCATGCGGGTCGTGGCCGAACTCTCCCGGAACAAGCGGATCGCCAGCGATCTGAGGTCGGAGGGGGCTTCCCCCTGGCGCCGGGCGCTAGACCCCTTGCTCGACCTGCGGCGACGTTTGACGCCGCTGGAGCGGCAGCGACTTCGCGAGTTGGGGCGTACGCTGGCCCTGGCGGTCGAGGCGACCTGCCGCAACTTCGACCGGGGGGAACGCGAGGCGGACGTCGCCGGACACCTGGCCCATCGACTGATCCGCGAAGGGGTCGCGCCGGTGGACCTGCGGGTCGCCAGCGACGACCGGCTGGCCCGATATCGCCAGCCGATCTTCAAGGCCTCGCCGATCTTGAAGAAGGCGACGATCGCGGTCACCGGCCGGCGGCACGGCCTCTGCGCCTCGGTGACGCGGACGGTCTCCTTCGGGCCGCCCGAGGACGAATTCCGCGCCAGCCACACGCTCGCCGCGATGGTCGACGCGACGTGCATCTACTTCTCCCGCCCCGGCGAGCCGACAGCCGAGGTCTTTCGGCGGGCGCGGCGGATTTACGAGAAGTTCGACGCCCCCCATGAATGGACCCTGGATTATCAGGGCGCCCTGATCGGGTATTCCCCCCGAGAGGCCCTGCTCACGCCCGACGGCTCGATGACGCTGGAGCCGGACATGGCCGTCTGCTGGAGTCCCAGCGTCGGTTCGGCCCGATCGGAAGACACGATCGTGGTCGATTCCCGAGGGTTCGAGGTCGTCACGGCCGCCCAGGATTGGCCGCAGATCGAAGTCTCCGTGAAGGGCTACGGCCTGCCGCGGCCGGGGATCCTCGAACGCTGA
- a CDS encoding L-2-amino-thiazoline-4-carboxylic acid hydrolase: protein MAEPKPSLPLLQRREIEAEIVGPLVRAFSDAFGREATLDVLRGVIVELARRGGDDLARTIGERSLEAFAAILGRWQENDALQIDLIERSPDRLSFDVLRCRYAEMYRRLGLEELGATLSCQRDFALAEGFSSEIELERTQTIMQGATHCDFRFRRVPPGGHS from the coding sequence ATGGCGGAGCCCAAACCGAGCCTCCCCCTGCTCCAGCGTCGCGAGATCGAGGCCGAAATCGTCGGCCCACTTGTCCGCGCCTTCTCCGACGCCTTTGGACGCGAGGCGACCCTCGACGTCCTGCGAGGGGTGATCGTCGAACTGGCACGCCGAGGCGGCGACGACCTGGCGAGGACGATCGGGGAACGCTCGCTGGAGGCGTTCGCGGCGATCCTCGGCCGCTGGCAGGAAAACGACGCCCTCCAGATCGACCTGATCGAACGTTCGCCAGACCGCCTCTCGTTCGACGTGCTACGCTGCCGATATGCCGAGATGTATCGACGCCTGGGCCTCGAAGAGCTTGGGGCGACGCTCTCATGCCAGCGCGATTTCGCCCTCGCCGAAGGGTTCAGCTCCGAAATCGAGCTGGAGCGGACCCAAACGATCATGCAAGGCGCCACGCATTGCGATTTTCGGTTTCGTCGGGTCCCGCCCGGCGGTCATTCCTGA
- a CDS encoding purine-nucleoside phosphorylase yields the protein MSPSSSNPDLVARADEAAAVLREASGGRPLPVAIVLGSGLNALVELFGDRTVVPYSRIPNFPTTTVQGHAGNAVIGSINGTSALLLQGRFHYYEGYDLRTITFPMRVLQRLGVQTVILTAATGGVRVDLRPGNLVCLSDHINLIGSNPLRGPADPRLGERFPDMSEVYSKRLRNTAKEEAKRLGVNLVSAVYACLPGPSYETPAEIRMLRTLGADVVGMSTVPEAIVARQAGMDVLGMALVTNTAAGVGAAPVRHEDVLEAGRKATPVFGKLIRRMVLRLAGVASEGTGSSSGEFPIARQD from the coding sequence ATGAGTCCGTCGTCTTCCAACCCCGACCTGGTCGCCCGAGCCGATGAGGCCGCCGCCGTGCTTCGCGAGGCTTCCGGGGGCCGACCCTTGCCGGTCGCGATCGTGCTCGGTTCCGGCCTCAACGCGCTTGTCGAGTTGTTCGGCGATCGGACGGTGGTCCCGTATTCTCGGATCCCGAACTTCCCGACGACCACCGTCCAGGGGCACGCCGGCAACGCGGTGATCGGTTCGATCAACGGGACCTCGGCCCTGCTGCTCCAGGGGCGGTTCCACTATTACGAAGGCTACGACCTTCGCACCATCACCTTCCCGATGCGGGTGCTCCAGCGTCTGGGGGTGCAGACGGTGATCCTGACCGCCGCGACGGGGGGCGTCCGCGTCGATCTACGCCCAGGCAATCTCGTCTGCCTGTCGGACCACATCAACCTGATCGGTTCCAATCCGCTCCGGGGGCCCGCCGACCCGAGGCTCGGGGAACGGTTCCCGGACATGTCCGAGGTCTACTCGAAGCGGCTGCGGAATACAGCCAAGGAGGAGGCGAAGCGATTGGGCGTGAACCTGGTCTCGGCCGTGTACGCCTGCCTCCCCGGCCCGAGCTACGAGACCCCGGCTGAGATTCGGATGCTGCGGACGTTGGGGGCGGACGTCGTGGGGATGTCCACCGTCCCCGAGGCGATCGTCGCCCGTCAGGCCGGGATGGACGTTCTGGGGATGGCCCTGGTGACGAACACGGCGGCCGGCGTCGGGGCCGCGCCGGTCCGCCATGAGGACGTCCTTGAGGCCGGACGCAAGGCGACGCCGGTCTTCGGCAAACTGATCCGGCGGATGGTCCTCCGCCTGGCCGGGGTCGCCTCCGAGGGGACCGGGTCGTCGAGCGGCGAATTTCCCATAGCGCGACAGGACTGA
- a CDS encoding protein kinase domain-containing protein codes for MPITFVGNPAPLFDLPRTRLPDPRRERVRLLDYKGRWLVVVFYPRDFSMVCPTELSALSQRSEEFAAMNCDLLGISCDSVELHDRWMTTSKSQGGLGGLNFPLASDLDGKVSEAYGVFEPRQNLAVRGTFIVDPEGLIQYQVVHSLSIGRRSQEVLRVLSALQSGGLCREDWMTDGSHLDPYTILGPGNIFSHYYMESEIGVGSFARVYLARDLQLDRPVALKVFKRDCPVTPSTVLAEARSVAALNHPNICTIYAVDDTAGLPVIAMEYIQGRSLSHRMRESEMRMDERLSVARQIAGGMAAAHDSGIVHGDLKPENIMVGHDGLVKVLDFGLARRIHRVNLVDADETGELGLAESGDGVFGTPRYLAPEQTRGEPATFASDVFSLGAVFYEMATGRPAFAEGNVLQVMDRIRNVDPDAMASEAGEPFTPLIRNMLLPDPTARDVDMRRIVAEIDAVCESV; via the coding sequence ATGCCAATCACATTCGTCGGCAATCCGGCCCCCCTGTTCGACCTCCCCCGAACGAGACTCCCCGACCCGCGCCGAGAGCGGGTGCGTCTGCTGGACTATAAGGGGAGGTGGCTCGTCGTGGTCTTCTATCCCCGCGACTTCTCGATGGTCTGCCCCACCGAGTTGAGCGCCCTGAGCCAGCGGAGCGAGGAGTTCGCCGCGATGAACTGCGACCTCCTGGGGATCAGTTGCGACTCCGTCGAGCTTCACGACCGCTGGATGACGACGTCGAAATCGCAGGGGGGGCTCGGCGGCTTGAACTTCCCCCTCGCCAGCGATCTCGACGGCAAGGTCTCCGAGGCCTACGGCGTGTTCGAGCCCCGCCAGAATCTGGCCGTCCGGGGCACGTTCATCGTGGATCCCGAGGGCCTGATCCAGTATCAGGTGGTCCACAGCCTGAGCATCGGCCGTCGCAGTCAGGAGGTCCTGCGGGTGCTTTCGGCGCTGCAGTCCGGAGGCCTCTGCCGGGAGGACTGGATGACCGACGGCTCGCACCTCGACCCGTACACGATCCTCGGCCCCGGGAACATCTTCTCGCACTATTACATGGAATCCGAGATCGGCGTCGGGAGCTTCGCGCGGGTCTATCTGGCGCGGGATCTCCAGCTCGACCGCCCGGTCGCGCTCAAGGTCTTCAAGCGCGACTGCCCGGTGACGCCGAGCACGGTCCTGGCCGAGGCTCGCTCGGTGGCGGCCCTGAATCATCCCAACATCTGCACCATCTACGCCGTCGACGACACGGCGGGCCTGCCGGTCATCGCGATGGAGTACATCCAGGGTCGCTCCCTCTCGCACCGCATGCGGGAGTCCGAGATGCGGATGGACGAGCGGCTGAGCGTCGCGCGGCAGATCGCCGGGGGGATGGCCGCCGCCCACGATTCCGGCATCGTCCACGGCGACTTGAAGCCCGAGAACATCATGGTCGGCCACGATGGGCTGGTGAAGGTCCTGGATTTCGGCCTCGCCCGGCGAATCCACCGCGTCAACCTCGTCGACGCGGACGAGACCGGCGAGTTGGGCCTGGCCGAGTCCGGCGACGGCGTTTTCGGGACCCCTCGCTACCTGGCTCCCGAGCAGACCCGGGGCGAGCCCGCGACCTTCGCCAGCGACGTTTTCTCCCTGGGAGCGGTCTTCTATGAGATGGCCACGGGCCGCCCCGCCTTCGCCGAGGGGAACGTCCTGCAGGTCATGGATCGCATCCGCAACGTCGACCCCGACGCGATGGCCTCCGAGGCCGGCGAGCCCTTCACCCCCCTGATCCGCAACATGCTCCTCCCCGATCCCACCGCACGCGACGTCGACATGCGCCGGATCGTCGCCGAGATCGACGCCGTCTGCGAGTCGGTCTAA
- a CDS encoding NupC/NupG family nucleoside CNT transporter, which produces MRRIIPVWIAAAAVVAVLLVTGGPGRAEEAPPAESAPSANAAPGFVGEDRPKADRVRVQAVEVRKGYRLTLGPWSVRFSASRDLDLYDLADRLRGLVGVGLILAIAVYLSEDRRAISRRVVFWGLSLQWIFAILVLRAPMGVRVLREAGRLVESVLECALDGSRFVFGARLVDAEGPAGFVFAFRVLPTVVFVAALFAILYHLGVMQWVVRVVAVPMSWLMGTSGAESLDVAASMFLGQTEAPLTIRPYLSKLTNSELMTVMTAGMAHVSGGVMAAYFAYHVEPRHVLTAVVMTAPGSILLAKILVPETGEPETLGGGRIPVEREDANLLDAAARGTRDGLNLALNIGAVLIAFVGLVALVNLGLNPTGWRLEDLFGWALAPVAYLLGVPWEDCRSIGGLLGTRVVLNELVAFEQLAAMRRELMDRSFVIASFALCGFANIGSIGIQIGGIGALAPERRKDLARLGARALLAGTLANYLSACIAGVLL; this is translated from the coding sequence ATGCGAAGGATCATCCCCGTCTGGATCGCCGCCGCCGCCGTCGTCGCGGTCCTCCTCGTCACGGGAGGGCCGGGCCGGGCCGAGGAGGCTCCCCCCGCCGAATCCGCCCCGTCCGCGAATGCAGCCCCCGGCTTCGTCGGAGAGGATCGGCCCAAAGCGGACCGAGTGCGAGTCCAGGCGGTGGAGGTTCGTAAGGGGTATCGCCTGACGCTCGGTCCCTGGAGCGTCCGATTCTCGGCGTCGCGCGACCTCGACCTGTACGATCTGGCCGACCGACTCCGGGGGCTGGTCGGCGTGGGCCTGATCCTGGCGATCGCGGTCTATCTCTCGGAGGATCGTCGGGCGATCTCCCGACGGGTCGTCTTCTGGGGGCTCTCCCTCCAGTGGATCTTCGCGATCCTCGTCCTTCGCGCTCCGATGGGGGTGCGGGTCTTGCGCGAGGCCGGGAGGCTCGTCGAGTCGGTGTTGGAATGCGCGCTGGACGGGTCGCGATTCGTCTTCGGGGCGCGGCTCGTCGACGCCGAGGGGCCGGCGGGGTTCGTCTTCGCGTTCCGCGTCCTCCCCACGGTCGTCTTCGTCGCGGCCCTGTTCGCGATCCTGTATCACCTGGGCGTCATGCAGTGGGTGGTGCGGGTCGTGGCCGTGCCGATGTCCTGGCTGATGGGGACGAGCGGGGCCGAGTCTCTGGACGTGGCGGCGTCGATGTTCCTGGGGCAGACGGAGGCGCCGCTCACAATCCGTCCCTATCTGTCGAAGCTCACGAACTCCGAGTTGATGACCGTGATGACGGCCGGCATGGCCCACGTTTCGGGCGGGGTGATGGCGGCCTATTTCGCCTATCACGTCGAGCCGCGACACGTCCTGACGGCCGTCGTGATGACGGCCCCCGGATCGATCCTCCTCGCGAAGATCCTCGTGCCGGAGACCGGCGAGCCGGAGACCCTGGGCGGGGGCCGAATCCCGGTGGAACGCGAGGACGCCAACCTCCTCGACGCCGCCGCGAGGGGTACGCGCGACGGCCTCAACCTGGCTCTCAACATCGGGGCCGTCCTCATCGCGTTCGTCGGCCTGGTCGCCCTGGTCAACCTGGGATTGAATCCGACGGGGTGGAGGCTGGAAGACCTGTTCGGCTGGGCGCTCGCGCCGGTCGCCTACCTCCTCGGGGTCCCCTGGGAGGACTGTCGGAGCATCGGCGGTTTGCTGGGGACGCGGGTGGTGCTCAACGAACTGGTCGCGTTCGAGCAGTTGGCCGCGATGCGCCGCGAGCTGATGGATCGGTCGTTCGTGATCGCCAGCTTCGCGCTCTGCGGCTTCGCCAATATCGGCTCCATCGGGATCCAGATCGGCGGCATCGGCGCGCTTGCGCCGGAACGTCGGAAGGACCTGGCGAGGCTAGGCGCCCGAGCGCTCCTCGCCGGGACCCTGGCCAACTATCTGTCCGCCTGCATCGCGGGGGTTTTGCTATGA